Within the Thermosynechococcaceae cyanobacterium Okahandja genome, the region ATCCCCTCCTCCAAGATCGCTATGACCAACACTTGGCTCAGTTAGAGGAACTGGCGGAACTAGAGGTAGAGCGCAACACGTTTAATGGCCACATTCGCTATCTGGCGGAGCACTACGCTCAGGAATTTAACCGCGTTCGCCAAACGTGGGAAAGCTATAATCGCGATTTAGTGACGGCCTTCAAGCAGTTCCAAGATTCTAACAATCTGGAAATTATTACCTGCGGGGCCACCCACGGCTACCTACCGCTCATGAAAATGTATCCCCAAGCGGTGTGGGCGCAGTTACAGGTGGCCTGTGACCACTACGAGGAAACCTTTGGCCGCCCTCCCAAGGGAATTTGGCTGCCGGAGTGCGCCTACTACGAAGGGCTAGAGCGCATGTTGGCGGATACGGGGCTACGCTACTTTATTACCGATGGCCATGGCATTCTCTATGCCCGTCCCCGCCCCCGTTTTGGAACCTATGCTCCTATTTTTACGGAAACAGGGGTTGCCGCCTTTGGCCGCGATCACGAGTCGTCGCAACAGGTGTGGTCGTCTGAGGTGGGCTATCCGGGAGCTGCTGAATATCGCGAGTTTTATAAGGACTTGGGCTGGGAAGCAGAATACGAGTACATTAAGCCCTACATCATGCCCAACGGTCAGCGCAAAAATACGGGCATTAAGTACCACAAAATTACCGGACGGGGCTTAGGGTTAGGGGATAAGCAACTTTACGATCCCTACTGGGCGCGGGAAAAAGCGGCAGAGCACGCCGCCAACTTTATGTTTAACCGCGAAAACCAGATCCGCTATCTGCACCACTTGATGCAGCGCCCGCCCATTGTGGTGTCCCCCTACGATGCGGAACTGTACGGTCACTGGTGGTACGAGGGGCCATGGTTCCTCGACTTTCTGTTCCG harbors:
- a CDS encoding glycoside hydrolase family 57 protein — encoded protein: MAIGYLALVLHAHLPFVRHPESDYVLEEEWLFEAITETYVPLLWMFEGLKRDGVDFKITMSMTPPLISMLRDPLLQDRYDQHLAQLEELAELEVERNTFNGHIRYLAEHYAQEFNRVRQTWESYNRDLVTAFKQFQDSNNLEIITCGATHGYLPLMKMYPQAVWAQLQVACDHYEETFGRPPKGIWLPECAYYEGLERMLADTGLRYFITDGHGILYARPRPRFGTYAPIFTETGVAAFGRDHESSQQVWSSEVGYPGAAEYREFYKDLGWEAEYEYIKPYIMPNGQRKNTGIKYHKITGRGLGLGDKQLYDPYWAREKAAEHAANFMFNRENQIRYLHHLMQRPPIVVSPYDAELYGHWWYEGPWFLDFLFRKVWFDQDTFAMTHLADYLRAHPTQQVCRPSQSSWGYKGFHEYWLNDTNAWIYPHLHKAAERMIELAKGEPWDELSWRALNQAARELLLAQSSDWAFIMRTGTMVPYAVRRTRSHLTRFHKLYEDIKAQKIDAGWLEKVEAIDNIFPHINYRVYRPL